The proteins below are encoded in one region of bacterium:
- a CDS encoding zinc ribbon domain-containing protein: MRCPRCGTDNPEGKIVCRACGARLRPAGSAAGAAAPRETEGELRRRVSYDLTRILWVAGVVIAVGLGLGFLVK; this comes from the coding sequence ATGCGGTGTCCCCGGTGCGGGACTGACAATCCAGAGGGCAAGATCGTCTGCCGGGCATGCGGCGCGCGGCTTCGTCCCGCGGGTTCGGCGGCGGGCGCGGCGGCGCCGCGCGAGACGGAGGGCGAACTGCGCCGGCGTGTCTCGTACGACCTCACACGGATTCTATGGGTGGCCGGCGTGGTGATCGCCGTCGGCCTCGGACTCGGCTTTCTCGTGAAATAG
- a CDS encoding PHP domain-containing protein → MRIDLHTHSTASDGLLAPARLVIAAREHGVGTLALTDHDTTDGVVDAAAEGRRVHVDVIPGVEINTDVDDYEVHVLGYYVDCGRPEFQAFLARMRAGRVDRARAMVDKLAALKVPVAWERVRALAAGASVGRPHVARALLEARRVATVQEAFERFLGRSAPAYVPRIGASPEEAVEVIRRAGGVPVLAHPGWAASGPVIERVPRLVAHGLAGVEAYYPDHTADMIASYLDVARRYRLIVTGGTDFHGGGLATRVPLGSVPVPPEVLPALRARWETLGGIGNAVSPVRD, encoded by the coding sequence ATGCGCATTGATCTCCATACCCACAGCACGGCGTCCGACGGTCTGCTGGCCCCGGCGCGCCTCGTGATCGCCGCGCGGGAGCACGGCGTCGGCACGCTCGCGCTCACGGACCACGACACCACGGACGGGGTCGTGGACGCGGCGGCGGAAGGCCGCCGCGTCCACGTCGACGTGATCCCCGGCGTGGAGATCAACACCGACGTTGACGACTACGAAGTCCATGTGCTGGGATACTATGTGGACTGCGGCCGCCCGGAGTTTCAGGCGTTCCTCGCGCGCATGCGCGCCGGCCGCGTCGATCGGGCGCGGGCGATGGTGGACAAACTGGCGGCGCTCAAGGTGCCGGTGGCCTGGGAGCGCGTTCGGGCCCTCGCGGCCGGCGCGTCCGTGGGACGGCCCCACGTCGCCCGGGCGCTTCTCGAGGCGCGGCGTGTGGCCACCGTGCAGGAGGCGTTCGAGCGGTTCCTGGGGCGCAGCGCCCCGGCCTATGTCCCGCGGATAGGGGCGTCGCCCGAAGAAGCCGTGGAGGTAATCCGCCGGGCGGGCGGCGTGCCGGTGCTGGCGCACCCCGGCTGGGCCGCGAGCGGTCCGGTCATCGAACGGGTGCCGCGTCTGGTCGCGCACGGACTCGCCGGCGTCGAAGCGTATTATCCGGACCATACGGCGGACATGATTGCGTCGTACCTGGACGTGGCGCGGCGGTACCGGCTCATCGTGACAGGCGGCACAGATTTTCACGGCGGCGGACTGGCGACCCGGGTGCCGCTCGGCAGCGTCCCGGTGCCGCCGGAGGTCCTTCCGGCGCTGCGGGCGCGGTGGGAAACGCTAGGAGGGATCGGGAATGCGGTGTCCCCGGTGCGGGACTGA
- a CDS encoding stage V sporulation protein S, translating into MDVLKVAAKSNPTAVAGALAGVVRERGTAELQAIGAAAINQAVKAIAIARGYVAPSGLDLVCVPAFADVQIDGQDRTAIKLIVSPR; encoded by the coding sequence ATGGACGTGCTCAAAGTCGCCGCTAAGTCGAATCCCACGGCCGTCGCCGGAGCGCTGGCCGGGGTCGTGCGCGAGCGGGGCACCGCCGAGCTCCAGGCGATCGGCGCGGCCGCGATCAATCAGGCCGTCAAGGCCATCGCCATCGCGCGCGGCTACGTCGCGCCGAGCGGCCTCGACCTCGTGTGCGTGCCGGCGTTCGCCGACGTGCAGATCGACGGCCAGGACCGCACCGCGATCAAGCTCATCGTCTCCCCCAGATAG
- a CDS encoding TIGR00282 family metallophosphoesterase yields the protein MNLLFVGDVVGRPGRRAVAEWLPALRRELRTDFVVVNGENSAGGFGVTPETVRELRAAGADVVTGGNHIWNTREAPALLDGEPRLLRPANYPPGTPGRGAAVFEGGDGTRVAVLNLEGRIFMQPLLSPFEYAREEVERLRAETRVILVDMHAEATSEKAALAWHLDGRVSAVVGTHTHVQTADERILPGGTAFITDAGMTGPRDSIIGMSREGVLQRFLTLMPVRFEVADGPVQLNGVLIRVDPETGRASEIRRVNRLET from the coding sequence GTGAATCTGCTGTTCGTCGGGGACGTCGTGGGCCGGCCGGGGCGCCGCGCCGTGGCGGAGTGGCTGCCGGCGCTCCGGCGCGAGCTCCGGACCGACTTTGTGGTGGTGAACGGGGAGAACTCCGCCGGCGGATTCGGCGTCACGCCGGAGACGGTGCGGGAGCTGCGCGCCGCCGGTGCGGACGTCGTGACCGGCGGCAACCACATCTGGAACACGCGCGAGGCGCCGGCGCTGCTCGACGGCGAGCCGCGGCTCCTGCGGCCGGCGAACTATCCCCCCGGCACGCCCGGCCGCGGCGCCGCGGTCTTCGAGGGCGGCGACGGGACGCGCGTCGCCGTGCTCAATCTCGAGGGCCGCATCTTCATGCAGCCGCTGCTGTCGCCGTTCGAGTACGCGCGCGAGGAGGTCGAGCGCCTCCGGGCGGAGACCCGCGTCATCCTCGTCGACATGCACGCCGAGGCCACCTCCGAGAAGGCGGCGCTGGCGTGGCACCTCGACGGCCGGGTCTCGGCCGTCGTGGGTACGCACACACACGTGCAAACGGCGGACGAGCGGATCTTGCCGGGCGGCACCGCGTTCATCACGGACGCCGGCATGACAGGACCGCGCGACTCGATCATCGGGATGAGCCGGGAGGGCGTGCTGCAGCGGTTCTTGACGCTCATGCCCGTGCGGTTCGAGGTCGCGGACGGGCCGGTGCAGCTCAACGGCGTCCTGATCCGGGTGGATCCGGAGACCGGACGCGCGTCCGAGATCCGCCGCGTGAACCGGCTCGAAACGTAG